Proteins from a genomic interval of Candidatus Nanosynbacter sp. HMT-352:
- a CDS encoding glycosyltransferase family 39 protein has translation MPVLNEEKILQSSIETLDEYMMENLPYRYKITIADNGSQDNTLKIVKSLAQNHQSVRVVRLAKRGRGRALKQVWQSSQTDILTYMDVDLSTSLDDFLPMIQPLVAGEAGVAIGSRLMKKSKTSRGFKREFISRCYNKIIKLTSRTKFSDAQCGFKAIRSDVAKRFLPKIKDNEWFFDTELLIKTERAGVPIHEQPVTWIEDTDSRVKIVKTAVDDLKGLHRVNKELDNRSWFEKIAFPILLIATGALYLFGVMHNGMANSYYAAAVQAASQNWTAWLFGSLDAANYVSIDKPPLATMIMGLSARLFGFSNFSMLLPSVLAGVGSVWLLYSAVKRQFGFTSAIISAVTLMLTPVAALMFGFNNPDAILTFMLTASGYAFLRSLEGRRPLLWLGLAGLFTGLAFNTKMLQGLMVLPAMVIVYLAFAKPPIVTRFLHLMFAGVITTVSTLWWSVLVWLTPSGNRPWVGSTNDNSIWSLIFGYNGFGRLLGNRGGGGGGTPPSGGMAIVSPGGMGGAPSGGHGPGGTGFGGQTGIFRIFNNDFGPNIAWLLVLALASGGLLLWILRKTPRTNRGRAAVIFWTLWLIIHIVIFSMTSGVIHPYYVVVMAPAVAALVGIGVPFLWGAYVRRKSYAWILPMLVGVTAAIAIIILSYAGTMTWLMWTVGILGAIGMIGLLVNLYTPKRWLQNLAIITSVAACMTAPVVYTLSTVNVTHTGSIPTAGPSSTAMQGSNNEKSQADSALVQYLLQNQNGATWLVAVDSANESAAIQLTSGQPVMAIGGFNGSDTPLTLEQFKQLVADGKLKYYAASSHGHGGGPNGGNSEITNWIKKNVKVVNYGGSDVTLYELSA, from the coding sequence GTGCCGGTGCTGAACGAGGAGAAAATTCTTCAAAGCAGCATTGAAACGCTTGACGAATACATGATGGAAAATTTGCCATATCGTTATAAGATAACGATCGCGGATAATGGCAGTCAAGATAACACCTTAAAAATAGTGAAAAGCTTAGCACAAAACCATCAATCAGTTCGTGTTGTAAGGCTGGCTAAACGCGGTCGCGGGCGAGCATTAAAGCAGGTTTGGCAAAGCAGTCAGACGGATATTCTGACGTATATGGATGTCGATTTGTCTACCAGTTTGGATGATTTTCTACCGATGATTCAACCGCTTGTGGCGGGCGAAGCTGGTGTGGCGATTGGTTCTCGATTGATGAAAAAATCAAAGACCAGTCGCGGTTTTAAGCGGGAGTTTATTTCACGGTGCTATAACAAGATTATAAAATTGACGTCGCGTACCAAATTTAGCGATGCGCAGTGCGGATTTAAGGCAATTCGTAGTGACGTGGCGAAGAGATTTTTGCCAAAAATTAAGGACAATGAATGGTTCTTCGACACGGAGCTTTTGATTAAAACGGAGCGCGCGGGCGTGCCGATTCATGAGCAGCCAGTCACTTGGATTGAAGATACTGATAGTCGTGTGAAGATTGTAAAAACTGCGGTCGATGACTTAAAAGGACTTCATCGAGTTAATAAGGAATTGGACAATCGTTCGTGGTTTGAGAAAATAGCGTTTCCGATTCTGTTGATTGCGACGGGCGCGTTGTATTTGTTTGGCGTGATGCATAATGGTATGGCGAATAGTTATTACGCGGCGGCGGTACAGGCGGCAAGCCAAAACTGGACGGCGTGGTTGTTTGGCAGTTTGGATGCGGCGAATTATGTTTCAATCGACAAGCCTCCACTGGCGACGATGATAATGGGACTTAGCGCTCGACTGTTTGGATTTTCCAACTTTTCAATGTTACTACCAAGCGTATTAGCGGGCGTCGGTTCGGTTTGGTTGTTATATTCGGCGGTGAAACGGCAATTCGGCTTTACTAGCGCGATAATTTCTGCAGTCACATTAATGCTAACTCCTGTTGCGGCGTTAATGTTCGGATTTAATAATCCAGATGCTATTTTGACATTTATGCTCACCGCTAGCGGTTACGCATTTCTCAGATCATTAGAGGGCAGGCGACCGCTTTTATGGCTCGGTCTGGCGGGACTATTTACGGGACTAGCGTTTAACACGAAAATGCTTCAGGGCTTGATGGTTTTGCCCGCGATGGTAATTGTCTATCTAGCGTTCGCCAAGCCGCCAATTGTTACGCGATTTCTACATTTGATGTTTGCGGGCGTGATTACGACGGTGTCGACTTTATGGTGGAGCGTGCTTGTTTGGTTGACGCCGTCTGGCAATCGACCGTGGGTTGGTAGTACGAATGACAATAGTATTTGGAGTTTGATTTTTGGCTATAACGGATTTGGTAGGCTATTAGGAAACCGCGGCGGCGGAGGTGGCGGAACTCCTCCGAGTGGTGGAATGGCAATAGTAAGCCCTGGTGGAATGGGTGGCGCTCCCAGTGGTGGTCATGGTCCTGGCGGCACTGGATTCGGTGGACAGACTGGAATATTCAGGATATTTAATAATGATTTCGGACCGAACATCGCATGGTTGCTAGTCTTAGCATTAGCAAGTGGCGGACTACTTTTATGGATTTTACGCAAGACTCCGCGGACTAATCGTGGACGAGCGGCAGTGATATTCTGGACGCTTTGGCTGATCATTCACATCGTAATATTTAGTATGACTAGTGGCGTGATTCATCCGTACTACGTGGTGGTTATGGCGCCAGCTGTCGCGGCTCTGGTTGGAATTGGCGTACCGTTTCTGTGGGGTGCGTACGTCAGACGAAAGTCGTATGCTTGGATTTTGCCTATGCTGGTCGGTGTAACGGCGGCGATTGCGATAATTATTCTTAGCTACGCTGGTACGATGACTTGGCTAATGTGGACGGTTGGCATTCTGGGGGCTATCGGTATGATTGGACTATTAGTCAATTTGTATACACCGAAACGTTGGCTTCAGAATTTAGCAATTATCACCTCCGTGGCTGCGTGTATGACCGCTCCAGTTGTCTACACGCTGTCGACCGTCAACGTCACGCATACGGGCAGCATTCCGACGGCTGGCCCGAGTTCAACAGCGATGCAGGGAAGTAATAATGAGAAATCGCAAGCTGACAGTGCGCTGGTTCAGTATCTTTTACAAAATCAAAATGGCGCGACTTGGTTGGTGGCGGTGGATAGCGCTAATGAATCAGCGGCAATTCAGCTAACTAGCGGTCAGCCAGTCATGGCAATTGGCGGATTTAACGGCAGCGACACGCCGCTCACGCTTGAGCAATTTAAGCAATTGGTGGCGGACGGTAAATTGAAATATTACGCCGCCAGCTCGCACGGTCATGGTGGCGGTCCAAACGGTGGAAATAGCGAAATCACAAATTGGATTAAGAAAAACGTTAAAGTCGTTAATTATGGAGGTAGTGATGTAACATTATACGAACTATCTGCATAA
- a CDS encoding family 16 glycosylhydrolase: MLIKKRFLNTKLKSVTGLMAAAVIIGGALFTMPIDNAKSAGSPYPPTDSEYEKVWSDEFNGDSLDTNVWSPYIGGWNASEVQGCYTESAENINVSGGSLNLIGLYKPGVTCNKGKNKDFTSGFIETRDKKTWTYGYFEARIKMPNNKSTWPAFWMSPNEKRYGDGWPMNGEIDIVETKGSDLDYAAADAHWGKSITNKTHKNSHKSDLPAGFSNTTDWHTYGVKWTEGKLEYFIDGKSYHTVEGFGQPNAANTPHGPFDVPFFLRLNMAIGGTYIDGPGGKWSNAYNVVAEEPGTFPATMSVDYVRIYQRRQPKEIEVKDTELRKLLNKKLGEKLGTTRTDNQKITDVELEKLTDLNLDNSNITDLTGIEAAKNLKNLSLNHNSISNLSPLSSLTSLKTLSLKENSITDISPLTGLTSLTSLHLEDQRANAKPNDKSFASPLKDLAGNVVSVTNSAEVINDTATPGNIQLLSLPASGASPILNTPWTRSITIGTVSTTFSGTLAIDTSAIPRAVQPQPQPQPGNPPAAAHNPANKPQNAISGLLANTGFNVFLGVIATLALVAAGLLILR; the protein is encoded by the coding sequence ATGTTAATAAAAAAACGTTTTTTGAATACAAAGCTTAAGTCGGTAACTGGATTAATGGCCGCTGCGGTTATTATTGGCGGGGCGTTGTTTACTATGCCTATAGATAATGCCAAAAGTGCAGGAAGTCCATATCCGCCAACAGATAGTGAATACGAGAAAGTATGGTCAGATGAGTTTAATGGAGATTCACTAGATACGAACGTATGGTCTCCATACATAGGAGGCTGGAACGCTAGTGAGGTTCAGGGGTGCTATACAGAATCCGCGGAAAATATAAACGTCAGTGGAGGTAGCCTGAATCTGATCGGTCTATATAAACCAGGCGTAACCTGTAATAAGGGCAAAAATAAAGATTTTACCTCTGGATTTATAGAAACAAGAGACAAAAAAACCTGGACTTACGGATATTTTGAGGCTCGAATAAAAATGCCAAATAATAAGAGCACCTGGCCAGCATTCTGGATGAGCCCTAATGAAAAAAGATACGGTGACGGGTGGCCTATGAATGGCGAAATCGACATCGTAGAAACAAAGGGTTCTGATTTGGACTATGCTGCCGCGGATGCACACTGGGGAAAATCCATAACCAATAAGACACACAAGAACAGCCACAAATCGGACCTACCGGCAGGCTTTTCAAATACTACTGACTGGCATACATATGGAGTAAAATGGACCGAAGGAAAGCTAGAATACTTCATTGATGGAAAAAGCTATCATACAGTTGAAGGATTTGGTCAACCAAATGCCGCAAACACACCGCACGGACCATTCGACGTACCGTTCTTCCTGCGTCTTAACATGGCAATTGGCGGTACTTATATCGACGGCCCTGGTGGTAAATGGTCGAATGCCTACAATGTCGTAGCAGAAGAACCAGGCACATTCCCTGCAACTATGTCAGTCGACTACGTTCGTATATACCAAAGACGACAACCTAAAGAGATTGAAGTAAAAGATACAGAACTACGTAAGCTACTTAATAAAAAACTGGGAGAAAAACTTGGCACAACTCGTACAGACAATCAAAAGATTACTGACGTAGAGCTAGAAAAATTGACAGATCTTAACCTGGACAACTCAAACATTACCGACCTAACCGGAATAGAAGCCGCCAAAAACCTTAAGAATTTGTCATTAAACCACAACTCAATCTCAAACCTAAGCCCACTATCTAGCCTAACTTCTCTAAAGACCCTGTCTCTAAAAGAGAATTCTATCACCGACATAAGTCCACTAACTGGATTAACATCTCTAACTTCCCTACACCTTGAAGATCAGCGAGCTAATGCTAAGCCTAACGACAAGTCATTCGCTTCGCCATTAAAGGATTTGGCAGGAAATGTAGTCTCCGTGACCAACTCAGCAGAAGTCATTAACGACACGGCAACTCCTGGAAACATTCAGCTACTGTCACTGCCAGCTAGCGGAGCATCTCCTATACTGAATACTCCTTGGACCAGAAGTATAACAATCGGAACAGTTTCAACTACGTTTAGCGGCACTCTGGCTATTGATACATCAGCAATCCCTAGGGCAGTACAGCCTCAACCTCAACCTCAGCCTGGGAATCCGCCAGCTGCCGCTCATAATCCAGCTAATAAGCCTCAGAATGCTATAAGTGGACTACTTGCAAACACAGGATTTAATGTCTTCTTAGGTGTTATAGCCACCCTAGCATTAGTTGCTGCAGGACTATTAATTCTACGCTAA
- a CDS encoding glycoside hydrolase family 16 protein gives MIAGLVVSGSLLTLPTVQAKNTVSDDYPLNDSANWNQEPVWRDEFNGTSLDAESWNVRSGGWGANHVQSCYRNREENVNVKDGSLNLVGLYKPGEKCSGNEKSGNFTSGFVETKGKKAWTYGYIEARIKMPNNKSTWPAFWMSPNESAYGSWPRSGEIDIVETKGSNLDYAAADAHWGISPGYKKHAQGKKLPAGFKDTTQWHTYGVKWTEGKLEYYIDGVKFHTVSSFGWPNAANTPYGPFDKPFFLRLNLAIGGDYIDGNGSKWSNAYNALAEYPKSFPATMSIDYVRVYERRTAKEVNVPDNNLRAQLNKKLSTALSTNRKDDQKITDVELEKLTDLNLDAADNASEAEKIHDLTGLEAAKNLKTLSLKNNSVFDLRAVSNIKSLKSVNLTINR, from the coding sequence ATGATAGCTGGATTAGTTGTCAGTGGATCACTACTTACCTTGCCAACCGTACAAGCTAAGAATACTGTTAGCGATGATTATCCACTAAATGATAGCGCCAACTGGAATCAAGAGCCTGTTTGGCGTGATGAATTTAATGGCACGTCATTAGACGCAGAATCTTGGAATGTGCGCAGTGGCGGATGGGGTGCGAACCACGTTCAAAGTTGCTATAGAAATAGAGAAGAAAACGTGAATGTTAAAGATGGCAGTCTAAATCTGGTTGGGTTATATAAGCCAGGCGAAAAGTGTAGTGGCAATGAAAAAAGCGGCAATTTCACCTCTGGATTCGTAGAAACGAAGGGCAAAAAAGCTTGGACTTACGGCTATATTGAAGCTCGCATAAAAATGCCGAATAATAAGAGTACTTGGCCAGCATTCTGGATGAGTCCTAACGAATCTGCATATGGTAGTTGGCCTCGCAGTGGTGAAATTGATATCGTAGAAACTAAAGGCTCTAACTTAGATTACGCAGCAGCAGATGCTCACTGGGGAATCTCACCAGGATACAAGAAGCATGCCCAAGGTAAAAAATTGCCAGCTGGATTTAAAGACACTACTCAGTGGCACACTTACGGCGTAAAATGGACTGAAGGAAAATTGGAATATTACATTGACGGCGTAAAGTTCCATACCGTCAGTAGTTTTGGATGGCCAAACGCAGCAAACACACCTTACGGCCCATTCGACAAGCCGTTCTTTCTACGACTTAACTTGGCAATCGGCGGCGACTACATTGACGGCAATGGTAGCAAGTGGTCAAATGCCTACAACGCTCTAGCTGAATATCCAAAGTCATTCCCGGCAACTATGTCAATCGATTACGTCCGCGTATACGAAAGGCGAACAGCTAAAGAAGTTAACGTACCAGACAATAACTTGCGCGCTCAACTTAATAAAAAATTGTCAACAGCGCTTAGTACTAATCGTAAAGACGATCAAAAAATTACTGACGTAGAGTTGGAAAAATTGACAGACCTTAACTTGGACGCAGCCGACAACGCATCAGAAGCAGAAAAGATTCACGACCTAACAGGCTTAGAGGCGGCTAAAAACCTTAAGACTTTGTCTCTTAAGAACAACTCTGTCTTCGACCTAAGAGCAGTTTCTAATATCAAATCTCTAAAATCAGTAAACCTAACGATTAATCGCTAA
- a CDS encoding winged helix-turn-helix domain-containing protein, whose translation MTSQEINLTAKEYGVLEYLMRNKGKVLSKEQIEYIVFFVVFYTIMLVKLI comes from the coding sequence ATGACCTCGCAGGAGATTAACTTGACCGCTAAGGAATATGGTGTTCTGGAATATTTGATGCGGAACAAAGGTAAGGTTTTATCGAAAGAACAGATAGAATATATAGTTTTTTTTGTTGTATTTTATACAATTATGCTTGTAAAGCTCATTTAG
- a CDS encoding class F sortase: MIRGERNIRNLQTPPKARGRVVVPRRRLMSDIVVNVTDSVNMKHTADIAHHSASTKTKQPRQCIKSKKPTLINKKLTRAARLLDVYGESVIVGDFRGSKRRRIKQSLRNILGGNFRKKLPGVIAVILLTVSIYSFVDSWLLNSRIKNAVNGAPVTARSDDSNDRRSSEGKDETKVSNDAIAKYRVAADLPRVITIEKLGVKARVLQMSVNSDGSMQSPVNIFDAGWYTGSVKPGQLGASIIVGHASGTTLGGIFNKLESLNTGDTISVERGDGKILRYQVIKKQTVKLSDVDMNSFIRPADGVSEGLNLMTCAGEWIKNSQTRDRRVMIFTKRI, from the coding sequence ATGATACGGGGAGAACGAAATATACGCAATTTACAGACACCGCCAAAGGCTAGGGGTCGAGTGGTCGTACCGCGACGCAGGCTGATGAGTGATATTGTTGTAAATGTGACTGATAGTGTGAATATGAAACATACTGCAGATATTGCTCATCATTCTGCGTCGACTAAGACAAAACAGCCTCGGCAGTGTATAAAATCAAAGAAACCTACGCTAATTAATAAAAAACTGACTCGAGCAGCCCGCTTGCTAGATGTCTACGGAGAATCTGTGATTGTCGGCGATTTTCGGGGTAGTAAGCGGAGACGTATTAAGCAATCTTTGCGAAATATTTTAGGTGGTAATTTTCGTAAAAAGCTTCCTGGCGTAATTGCAGTTATTCTTTTGACAGTCTCGATATATTCGTTTGTTGACTCTTGGCTGTTGAATAGTCGAATAAAGAACGCCGTTAATGGGGCGCCAGTAACAGCACGCAGCGATGATTCTAATGACCGTAGAAGTAGTGAAGGTAAAGATGAAACTAAAGTGTCTAATGATGCTATTGCCAAATATAGGGTTGCTGCAGATTTGCCGCGAGTCATCACCATTGAGAAGTTGGGGGTTAAGGCTAGGGTTTTGCAAATGAGCGTCAATTCGGATGGTTCAATGCAGTCTCCTGTCAACATCTTTGATGCTGGATGGTATACCGGCAGTGTTAAGCCAGGTCAGCTGGGGGCATCTATTATTGTCGGACATGCATCCGGTACAACGTTGGGCGGGATTTTTAATAAACTAGAATCTCTAAATACTGGTGATACGATTAGTGTCGAGCGTGGCGACGGTAAAATACTACGTTATCAGGTGATAAAAAAACAAACAGTTAAATTATCTGATGTGGATATGAATAGTTTTATTCGGCCAGCTGATGGTGTATCTGAGGGTCTGAACTTGATGACGTGCGCAGGGGAATGGATAAAAAATTCCCAAACTCGTGATCGTCGAGTGATGATATTTACTAAGCGGATTTAA
- a CDS encoding aminoglycoside phosphotransferase family protein, whose translation MGTLPDHDKLLTNRALRCAATELKVDSSELRITPVSGGFSLNRRALVSSGDRTIFVKEVDTNLLSDEGERELGWLKKDYAVARLLQKTYPQYVADWTELADDGYVLMTSSYASSDGWLWQPPTDNSVAERYISTVITAVRELEKIKLPQELIEELQLQPFAAEKLGLDDGIDQIIADADIRRRLIDNYQKLLPNQLEINQRRCQAIIELLEKRDELTDISVRAKEFAKQTEDCFNHSDVRSDNLAFNPQTGELKLVDWNWASYAPQGSGATEFLVDMARHGHDVTPWLGELNVEMLASFVGFFLTRSLKPPLKPGDNLRQMQALSAAAAYDLLERM comes from the coding sequence ATGGGAACATTACCAGATCACGATAAATTATTAACCAACAGAGCCTTGCGGTGTGCGGCGACGGAGCTAAAAGTTGATTCATCTGAATTACGGATCACGCCAGTAAGTGGTGGTTTTTCGCTTAATCGCCGAGCGTTAGTGTCGTCTGGTGATCGAACGATTTTCGTTAAAGAAGTTGATACTAATTTATTGTCGGATGAGGGCGAGCGGGAATTAGGCTGGCTAAAAAAAGATTATGCAGTAGCACGCTTGTTACAGAAAACTTATCCGCAATATGTTGCTGATTGGACTGAATTGGCTGATGACGGTTACGTGTTGATGACGAGCAGTTACGCTTCGTCAGATGGTTGGTTGTGGCAACCTCCGACGGATAACTCTGTCGCGGAACGTTATATTTCGACGGTGATAACCGCGGTTCGAGAGTTGGAAAAAATAAAATTGCCGCAGGAGCTAATTGAAGAATTGCAACTACAACCGTTTGCGGCGGAAAAGCTTGGCTTAGATGATGGGATTGATCAGATTATTGCTGACGCTGATATTCGTCGTCGGTTGATTGATAATTATCAAAAACTATTGCCAAATCAGTTGGAAATTAATCAGCGGCGTTGTCAGGCTATAATTGAGTTGCTAGAAAAGCGCGATGAGTTGACTGATATTTCGGTGCGTGCTAAAGAATTTGCCAAGCAGACGGAAGATTGCTTTAATCATTCGGATGTTCGTAGTGACAATTTGGCATTTAATCCGCAAACTGGCGAGTTGAAGTTGGTTGACTGGAATTGGGCTTCCTATGCGCCACAGGGATCTGGTGCGACAGAATTTCTGGTTGATATGGCACGCCATGGTCATGACGTAACGCCGTGGCTAGGTGAGTTGAACGTGGAAATGCTGGCGTCATTTGTCGGATTTTTCCTTACACGTAGCCTCAAGCCACCACTCAAGCCGGGTGATAATCTTCGTCAAATGCAGGCGTTATCAGCGGCTGCTGCTTACGATTTGCTGGAGCGTATGTGA
- a CDS encoding kinase: MTASHPLIILRGNSGCGKTSTARLLQHQLGYGTMLVSQDVVRREILRVKDNESNPAIQLIYDLCMYGNNVGYTVILEGILSNKKYGAMLRRLLDDFQGEKLIYYFDVSFEETVRRHATKLNAHEFGELEMRQWWKDQDVLNVPGEQRIDEQLSQAGIVDLIRRDVFILSEGANASAPRM, from the coding sequence GTGACGGCCTCTCATCCACTAATCATTCTCCGCGGTAATTCTGGTTGCGGCAAAACCAGCACGGCGCGCTTACTCCAGCATCAACTAGGCTACGGCACGATGTTGGTGTCACAGGATGTGGTGCGCCGAGAAATACTGCGCGTGAAAGATAACGAAAGCAATCCGGCGATTCAGCTGATTTACGATCTATGCATGTATGGCAATAACGTTGGTTATACGGTGATTTTGGAGGGTATTTTGAGCAATAAAAAATACGGCGCGATGCTGCGCCGGCTGCTGGATGATTTTCAGGGTGAAAAACTGATTTATTATTTTGACGTATCGTTTGAGGAAACGGTGCGCCGCCATGCTACCAAGCTAAACGCTCATGAATTTGGCGAATTAGAAATGCGCCAGTGGTGGAAAGATCAAGATGTTTTGAATGTACCGGGCGAGCAGCGAATCGATGAACAGCTGTCTCAGGCAGGAATTGTCGATCTGATTCGCCGCGACGTTTTTATATTATCAGAGGGAGCAAATGCTTCCGCACCTCGCATGTAA